AGTTGAAGCGCTTGAGGATAACGGTCAAAAGCGATTGATACTTGTTTACGGTGAACATCCGGAGTACTCGGCCGAGTACATTGCCCATACCGTTAGGTTGGTTTATGGGATAAAGAAGAACAACGGTGAGATCCGAAGGGTTAACATCAATGCCGCTCCGCTTGACATCGAAGGATTTCGAAAGATAAAGGAGGCTGGTATAGGCACTTACCAGATCTTTCAGGAAACCTATCACCCTGAGGCCTATACCTGGTACCACCCTTCGGGCAAAAAGAAAGATTTTGAGTGGCGATTAACCTCGCTCGACCGCGCCCAGGAAGCTGGTCTGGACGATGTTGGAATTGGGGCACTCTTTGGCCTTTACGATTGGCGCTTTGAAGTTCTTGGCCTGGTTAGGCATACCAATCACCTTGAGGCATGCTATAATGTAGGGCCGCATACCATCTCGTTCCCCCGCATCAAGTCTGCATCCGGTTTAAATATCACCGATAAGTATTTTGTTTCTGATAGCGATTTCGTAAAGCTAGTTGCAATACTCCGCTTGGCTGTGCCCTACACCGGTATGATACTTACAGCGCGTGAACCGGCCGATATTCGTAGGCAGGTTATTCAGTTTGGTGTATCGCAAATTGATGGGGGAACTAAGCTTGAGCTGGGTTCGTACCATGCATCTAAGAATGAACATCAGGACCTTAATAAGGAGCAATTTGAGATTAACGATAACCGCTCGCTTGGTGAAATTATTGATGAGCTTATTGACCATAACTACATCCCTTCGTTTTGTACGGCTTGCTACCGCCTGGGAAGAACCGGTGAACATTTCATGGAGTTCTCAGTGCCTGGCTTTATAAAGCGTTACTGCACCCCAAACGCCCTGTTAACCCTTACTGAGTACCTGGTTGACTATGCCAACCCAGAGGTTCAGCAGAAAGGCTACAAGCTCATTGAGAAAACCCTTGGAGAGCTCGACGGGCATCAGAACACCCTGGAGATTCGTCGAAGAATTGAGCGTATCAAAGCTGGAGAGCGCGATTTATACTTTTAATTTGAGTATTAGCTGTTATTAAAGCCCTGCATAAAAATTAGCAGGGCTTTTACTTTTTACAGAATCTAGCTACCACCTCAGAGGCCTGATTATTGCCTATGTTAACTGCCTTTCTGAGGTCGGCACACCCTTTTACAGTTTCATTATTGATAAGGTAGAGTAATCCACGGTTATACCACGCGCCATGTAAAAGGGGGTTGATGCTGATAGCTTTGGAAAACCATTCAATGGCAAGGTCATTATTTTCAGTATGCATGAACATTACTCCTATGTTGTAAGGAACTATGCCCTCAAAGTCGTTGTCCAATGCTATAGTTTTTAGATCATTACCAGCAGTAATGAAGGGTTTGTTATCAATTGTTTTTTGGGATATATTACTATTCCCGCTTTGTAAGCTTTTATTCTTAACGTTTTCAACAAATTGGGTCATTTTTATTTTTGCCAACACCTCGGCAAGCCTATAAAGAGTGTTTGAACTATCAGCCTTTAAGGTTTCTGAAAATTCTTTCATTGCGGCCGTATAATAGTTGCCTTGCAAATGGGCTATCGCTTTACAAATTCCGGACAATGAATCGGTGGCGATGGTTTCCAATTGTGAATGCTGGTTAATGGTGTCGTACTCAAAGAATAGGCTGTAACCGCGGCAACTATGTGTGGCAAGAATCTGCCTGAGGTTCGAACTTTGCCAGTTCCTAGGCTTTGCATTTTCGATTTTATCTACTTTTAGAGTGATTATAGGGTAAACAATGGTTAGAATTCGGGTTCTGAGCTGTTCCATACTAATTGATGAGGTGATGTCGAGTTCCTCGTCAAGTGATAGCAATCGTTTTAGTTTTCCTGTGGAATCGAATACTGATGCTATATCATTGATTGCCCTATTACTGTATGCTTGTGCTAATCTATTGCCTTGAGCAATGTCAGATTCGGCACCTTTCAAATCGCCTTTTTTGGTTTTAATCTCAGCTCTAAGCCGGTAAGCATTGGCGAACTCTGGAAAAACAGCTATGGCTTTATTAATATTCTCCAGTGCCATTGGCAAATATCCGAGTTCATAACGTATTGAGGCCAGGTAGTAATGAACCAGCACATTGGTAGGAATAATTGATGAAAGTCTGGTTAGGTCATCAATTGCGCTTTCAGGATTGCCCACCTCATAGCTTATAATCGCTCTGTTAAAAAGGGCAAGGGTATTACGGTGTTCAAGCTGCAAAACCTTATTTAAGTCTGATAATGCCTGGCTATAATGTTTTTGGTAGTAGTAAACCAGTGCACGGGTAAAATATGCCTGTGTAAGTGTGCTATCAATCCCAATGGCTTGATTAAGATCTTGCAAGGCAAGTGGGTAGTTTGATTGCTGGGCATAAAGCGCACCCCTCCGTAAGTAAGGGTTTGCATTAAAGGGATTAAGGTTTATGGCTGCAGTATAATCGGTCAACGCTCCGGAACTATCCGAGAGCATTAACCTGGTGGTTCCCCTATTAACCCACGCATCCGGGATACGGTCATCAATTTTAAGCACCTGGTTGAAGGCATAAAGAGCATCGTGGTACTGCTCCTGCTGGAATAGAATAACTCCGTAGGTAAAA
The genomic region above belongs to Tenuifilum sp. 4138str and contains:
- the hydG gene encoding [FeFe] hydrogenase H-cluster radical SAM maturase HydG is translated as MKFNPEKYRIPDERMKPFIDADEIWEYINNAKPTKERVREIIAKSLDKNRLNLEEVATLVNTTDPELVEEILQGARTLKERIYGNRIVLFAPLYIGNKCTNNCQYCGFRASNKDAIRMTLSDEEIVQEVEALEDNGQKRLILVYGEHPEYSAEYIAHTVRLVYGIKKNNGEIRRVNINAAPLDIEGFRKIKEAGIGTYQIFQETYHPEAYTWYHPSGKKKDFEWRLTSLDRAQEAGLDDVGIGALFGLYDWRFEVLGLVRHTNHLEACYNVGPHTISFPRIKSASGLNITDKYFVSDSDFVKLVAILRLAVPYTGMILTAREPADIRRQVIQFGVSQIDGGTKLELGSYHASKNEHQDLNKEQFEINDNRSLGEIIDELIDHNYIPSFCTACYRLGRTGEHFMEFSVPGFIKRYCTPNALLTLTEYLVDYANPEVQQKGYKLIEKTLGELDGHQNTLEIRRRIERIKAGERDLYF
- a CDS encoding tetratricopeptide repeat protein, which translates into the protein MQRLLFPFWLIVTFLVCFTPSKAQFNKAYFFYKGEELISRGNYADAIPILNTLLNVDSTIHEAWFLRGVARYYQNDLVGAGNDFSKCLNINPLFSQAYQYNAMVLQQLGKSVESIECIQKAIELRPASAQYLFTYGVILFQQEQYHDALYAFNQVLKIDDRIPDAWVNRGTTRLMLSDSSGALTDYTAAINLNPFNANPYLRRGALYAQQSNYPLALQDLNQAIGIDSTLTQAYFTRALVYYYQKHYSQALSDLNKVLQLEHRNTLALFNRAIISYEVGNPESAIDDLTRLSSIIPTNVLVHYYLASIRYELGYLPMALENINKAIAVFPEFANAYRLRAEIKTKKGDLKGAESDIAQGNRLAQAYSNRAINDIASVFDSTGKLKRLLSLDEELDITSSISMEQLRTRILTIVYPIITLKVDKIENAKPRNWQSSNLRQILATHSCRGYSLFFEYDTINQHSQLETIATDSLSGICKAIAHLQGNYYTAAMKEFSETLKADSSNTLYRLAEVLAKIKMTQFVENVKNKSLQSGNSNISQKTIDNKPFITAGNDLKTIALDNDFEGIVPYNIGVMFMHTENNDLAIEWFSKAISINPLLHGAWYNRGLLYLINNETVKGCADLRKAVNIGNNQASEVVARFCKK